A region of the Corticium candelabrum chromosome 4, ooCorCand1.1, whole genome shotgun sequence genome:
CTTTGGCTTTCCCTGATTCGGCTTCGCCAGCGAAGAGAACACCTTCAGCTTCTCCTTTATTCAGTAACTCACTACGGGCACTGTCACAAGACAGAGAAGATGCGAGCAACAGCAACTCGCGTGATTCATTTACAAGCTGCTGAATTGACTATAACTCAAATAACTATTTTAGTAATAGTGGCTGCTTTTTATTGATTTCTTGTGGAGTTTAAAGTCACTGTAACAGATGGAATTGAGTCTGCAAATAGAGAATAAAAAATCTAACAGATCGGTCTGTATTTGACCCATATTTCTTTCAGTGAATATGATCAGCATGCATTCTCTCGGATAAAATTGAAGGCTGAGCAGGGCATACACACGACAGCACTGATTTCAGCGCAGTTCAACAACAGTCATTTCTGTGACTATGGTACATGTACTGAAGTGTACATGGACATAATGGGATTGACATCATGTGTACAATCCAAGTCGAGCAGTTTTAGCGGACAAGAAAGTGTGTAGAATGAAAACAATGTATTTGGGCGAATGCTCAAAATAGAGATCCTGCAATTAAGAGAAGCCATAATTATGTTTTGTTGAATCGATTATGGTACGCTTTACCTGTCTTCCTTCATTGCCACCAAAATCAAGTGAAAGACAATATTTGTTGTCATCAACTGATGCTTTCAGTCTTTCAAATGGGAAATACCAAAGTCTTAGAAGGTCTCTGTTGTTTGACCTGTGACGACTCGCATCATACAATGTGAAGCCATCTTCCCAGTGGAGATTCAACACGCAACCATGTCCCTTccacgtacagtctacacatgGACAGTGGATTCACATTTCATTTAATACAATAAGGAACTAATACAACATTTGCTTTAGCAACCCACACTTAAGTGCACCTCGTTTGATGTGGAAATGGAAGAGTGGCATtacatacattacatgtacatgcaactAATATAAAGGCTAACAATATAGGGGAACAACTAGGATATCTGACAGAACACTGCACAAGACTTCACTGAAGGTAGAATCTAACATATTTTAAAGAAGCATTACATGAAATACATAATTCTTGATCGACTTACTGCAATCTACTTCTTTCACTAGTGCCGCAGCATTATGTGAGCCCTGGGACAGAGCCCTCATCCATCGACTCACTTCTCCATCTGTTTCTGCCCTGAATGAGTGAGTTTCTATACCAGTACGACTTCCAGTCCGAGTATCAAACAACAGTTCATTAACAGCACGACGTACAACCCTAAATTAGCATGTACTCAATAATAATCCAAACTTTTTATAAACAATGTAGTACTAGCTGTTACCTTGTTGACACTAATGAAATCAAATGTGTGGGTGCATCCCAATCTGTATCTTTGGTAGGAGCTCTTCCTTTAAACATGAAAACATTATGATCAGTGAGAGCCAGAAAGACGAGACTCCAGGTAGATTGAGGAGGTGATGGTCGTTCAGTTAGCCATCCCATCAGTCGAACCTCAGTATGTGTGCCATGAGAGCTAAAAAGTCAACACGTAagctaaattttaatttaaaacaaAATTCACCAACTTTATATCCCAATAATTTTATACATAGAAATCATCTCAATTGCTCAATAAgaacaacagaaacttgacagacagataaacaatagAGAAATCAGAACCATGAGAGAAACCTTATCAAACCTCCCATAGAACTAAAACTCTTCAGTGAGCTTCTCACCTAAAGTATTCATTTGCTTCATCCATAGCATAGTAAAGCTGATGAGCTGCATTCTTCAGTAAAGCAGCAATCCAGTCATCTGCGTGTTTAGGCGATGAGCATCTCAACGTGCATGCCAGTTTACCATCAGGCCAACACACATCAATAACccgtccagcatcagcagATGTGGTCACGCCCCTCGCAATGTAGCAATATTTCAAAGGAATTGTTACAATAGAATCCGGAGAATGAACCCTAGGAGGCTCCTTAGCATAAAGATTTCCTCCAATGTCCACATCACCAGTTGGACTGTTAATTCCCGCGGCCTGACGGAACAGATTTCCCGTATCCTTCACGTAACGCACACTCAACGTCACGTCGTCTCCACACATTTTGAGACACTGCACCGCCTCGTCGTGACTGCAACCCTCCAAATAGCGTCCGTTAACAGACAAAATCTCGTCGCCCACGTAGACCTTGTTGCAGCGGTCAGCAGCAAGTCCGGGAAAGATTTTTGCGATGATGATGGGAAGATTAGCTTCAGCTCCGCCTTTCACGCTAATACCCAGCCCTTCTAGTGATCCTTCTTTGTTCATACGCACTCTACGCACCTTTCCTTCTAGTCTGTGTGCTGTATTTGTGCTAGCATGATGCTCATTGGCCAGTCCGGCTGTGCCTCTTGCTACGTCGTCAGGACTGACGCTTGACAGGTCGGTTAACTGCAGCATCTCGCCATCCAGTGTTGTCACAACCTTCTTCCAAGAATCATTGCGACGAAGTTCTAGAACGGCCGATTTATTTATGGCTGCCATGTTAGCGCACTTGCTCAGATTCCTACCTCGGAGTTCCAACACTATcagaaacaaaatttaattcgAGTGTGTTGGCGAGTCCTTGAACTTTTGTCCTGCATTACAACTAGACAGTAGAACGTACGCACAAGAGACAAATGTCAATAAAATCTAAAATACAGTAGTGATGAATATCCCACAtgaagtttaattaattaaatgtttgcTGGCTTGTAAACCCTAAATGTGAGCACCATTACCTTCATGTAAACAAATGTAAAATCCTATGTAGTTTTGTGACATAATTCATAATCCACAGACAATAAGAGCATGGCTGTTGGTTACATGCACTTGCTCTCTGGAAGAATTTTGAGACTGAGATTACTGATTGCATTACCATGCATTACCGTACTCTTTCGCTTGTCTTTTTGCTCAAGCAACTCTTTCCGTATCAACGGCACATATTAAAATTGAAACAATAGTTTGCTTAGCATTTGATAAGTGATAAGTTGTATTAGAAATTACACATAATACTAATGCATAGACTCAAACTAAAGATCGATATAACATGGATTACCCTAAATGTCTAATTGACTTCGTTTTCTCTTTCTGTGGTTAACTATCGTTGAAGCAGTTTCTAATTTTCTGCTGTCCATTCTTTCCCACTGAGAGAACTGCTGTACACCAACCTGACCCACAACAAAGAGCATCTTCTCTACATCGTCGAGTTTTTCAGTGAGTTCGGTAGCATCCTCATGAAATGCGTTTTGTGCAGTGTCCATAATGCGTCGAAAACGATTCAAAAATGCCTAAAGCACGTAaacataattaataaagatTACATCTCTATCAtttcaataacaaacaatttatGGATCTGCTTGCTTGAATAAGTAGGAACCCCTTCATCCATCTCCCCATTCCCCTAAGATCAAGTAGCCCCATCTCTAgagtaatatataataaataaacaggtAAACCAACAAACCTCCAGCAACGATTTGGAGACTGCTCCTTTTTCAGGATGATCAAACGGCAACAATTTTGTTCCACAAGCATAATAATAAGGTCCCAATTTATGTAAGTCCACCACATTTGCATCAGCAGTCAAAACGTCTCTGTACGCCTCTCTGTACTGCTTGGGCAAATCGACATTCACAATAGCTCTCCTCCTGCCTCTTAGAGCTGCAGCCAACCACAGAGGCAACTCCAGTTTCGTTCCTTCTTGTATGTCATCTTCATCCGATGTTTGATCAATGAAACCAAGACCAACAACTTTCTGCTCGAATTTGCAAGGCACACGCTGCTCTGACGCTAAAATGTCGTCAATGTCAAAGAAGTTACTTTCAGTATGTCCAGAACGAGAAGTCCCAACAACTCCAGACATCGACACAGAATAACAAAAGAATTCGGTCAATATCTTCCCTGTTCTCTATCCCAGACCAGACTCTAGTCCCAGACTAATATAGCACAAACACAccttatcacgtgactgttacCCGGATAACTagactagttgtacggtatccgttaGGCGCCTCCGTTTGAAACGCTGGGTCCTAGCTAGACTGTACGTGTTTGTTGAAATCCTGTCGTGGAAAGATTGAACATAATGTCATGCaaactatctatctatctatatatctagctatatatatatatatatatatatatatatatatataattatatatatataattagatTACGTAAGACCTGGCAGGTAGTTGTCGTTTCGCGATCGTCAtcaaaacaataattattgaaatgtAAAGTATTCACTCGGTTCCGCTGTAACGACAGTgctatggtatttactgacatagaaattgatatcagcgcAAACATTGAGTGTCAACAGTGTTACAGTAgatacagcacagtgtagtaaaggatcgatcatactgtagtacgggacgtgtgaatagttgactgtaggtggcactcaactcctgaaggtgttcttggttgtcaagtacataGCTACaatggtcacttgcacgaatcttTCCTATgctgatctgtagtcggacacggaaacgattttttgaagtaggtcttataatgaaacgtagtcgtggggaggagaaatttgaggttcgtgtgTACAGATCTTTAGATCTGACCAAGAGctagagccatataggaccacgtccctttctgttgtgcgacccggccTCGCTATCGCTACGATCGGCAATTAGACACACTCATTTAGTATGTCTATCAGGTTTTTTCCTTGTTGTGTACAGTCTACATGTACACAATTCACAATAACAGATCAATTGACAATGGAGAAAGACTTGTAAAGAGCGTCCTCTACACTGACACGCCCACACAAACAGCTGCCGTCTACACAAAACGGGACAAATATTAGAGAGTTTGTAATTTTTTAGCATGAAATCACATTTATTATGCAATAGACGAAGGGATCCGGACAAACAAGAGACAACATTCGATTTTCAATCAAATGGGAACATGTTGCAATCAGTGaacatcacacacacgtgcgAGAATCTACAAGCGGGTGTCTTGTGGTTTCCGTAGGAAAGTGACATCCAAGTGGTGCACGCCAACCACAGGACATGGTTCATCTCCTGACTCTAGACTCGTCAAACCGCATATTGTTCTACCATACAGGCTCCTTATATGGCAATTGCCGGTCACTATTGGCCAACGTCGTACGTCTGATGCAACATGTTCCTGTTTTGTTGTCCACTGAAAGCCAAGAAACTACGCAGTACGCATGAAAAACGTCATAAGGCATCAAAGGTAAACAAATTTTCTTGGAATAATGTTTTAGACGTAGTTAATTAGTAGACCTAGCAAGAGTTATTGTCTTGTTTCCTCGATGACATAATTATGATGGCCAGTTCTTGTTAATTCAGAGACTTCAAATCAACAGTGAGAGAAACTTGTTCGATAATCAGCAGATCCCAAGCTTTCCAACCGAGGAGACTACAAGACTTGTGCCGTTTGCGGCATTCAATGTACAGGTAACTATAGAGCACTCGGCTGGCTAGCTGTAGTGAAGTGATATATGTGTACAAATACTTCTAGTCCGAATTATTCACTTTCACTTTCTCTAGAGCTACAGACTAGCAATAAATCACAGCACACCAACACGTCTAGTCTGACAAAAGGACACGATCTAACTCATCACAAGACACAATGCAGCTTACCTTAGCTTAGTCTCTTCTAGAAAAACCAAATCGAATGCACCCTTATGCACAATAAGTACGTAATTGACGGTTTACACGAGACTGCAACAGTTTGAAAGACCGTGCCCCTAAAGTTAGGCTTTATGAAAGAGGTTAGACAAGTCTTCCTGAAATAGATGACCTAATATATAATGATTGTCTCTCCCAATTCTGGAATAGGATGCAAGAGCCCAGTTGAATGCATTCCAAGCAGCCAAAGCTGAGTTCAGCTACAAACTCAGCAGTGGCATGGCGGCGGAGCTGGGGGGATAGGCATAGCTAGGAAGCAGGGGGCCTGAAGGGGCACGTGCCCTCCACTATTTTGGTTAAGTTTGAATTTGGCCAAGATGTATTCAACTTTAGCCATGTACCTGCATGTCGAGTGACCGGCTAATATTTAAGGATGACAGACGCAGAAACTTAGAGCATTGACATGACATACTGAACTAACACTATACTGTTAATGTTAATGTTGGTTTACTGTTTTTGCTGTGTAGCATGCACATATAcgaattaatatcaaatttagCCTTGTCTGCTAAGCCACGTTCCCTAGGCAAATGTGTGcccctcaaccaaatctaggtTCCTATGCCGCTGGGGGACAGAGGAGGAAATTACCCCCAACTTGACGATCAACAACTGTGACAAAATTTTGGAAGAAAAAATATTTGAACTTTTGTACTCCAGTGTGACAGTGTTTGTGAGAACTATAGATGTGTATAAGTGCTTTCTGTTGCCTAAAAGGAGTATTATGCCTATGCTGAAAGTGGTGATGTCACAGTCTCGTGATAAAAAAGAGAGACAACACACTCTTGGTGAAGCATGAAGAAATTCATGTATTCTGATGTCCTTTTATGCCCCCGACTTGCGAGTCGCTCCACAGACACTGCAACTGTGACAAAGTAGATGTCGAGGAGAAATAAGTGCAAGGATGTAACTGGCAATTTCATGTTCTAAAAGACTTGACATAATAAAACCAAAATCTTGCACTTTGAAAATTTGCCtgacaataaataatgaaCAGACAAGTATGCTAGAGCCATCGAGACCTAACTAACAATGCCCATTACTTGTCAGTCATTTCATGCCCAAAATGTTCTAGTTCATCATATTCTTTAACACTCTATCAATCCATCAGATAATTCTCCCATGCAGCCATTTTGCTGCTGCTTTACCTGACAAAGCTATTTCTTTGTGAAgctccaaaatttcaaattattCCCATAATAATT
Encoded here:
- the LOC134178135 gene encoding beta-1-syntrophin-like; this encodes MLQLTDLSSVSPDDVARGTAGLANEHHASTNTAHRLEGKVRRVRMNKEGSLEGLGISVKGGAEANLPIIIAKIFPGLAADRCNKVYVGDEILSVNGRYLEGCSHDEAVQCLKMCGDDVTLSVRYVKDTGNLFRQAAGINSPTGDVDIGGNLYAKEPPRVHSPDSIVTIPLKYCYIARGVTTSADAGRVIDVCWPDGKLACTLRCSSPKHADDWIAALLKNAAHQLYYAMDEANEYFSSHGTHTEVRLMGWLTERPSPPQSTWSLVFLALTDHNVFMFKGRAPTKDTDWDAPTHLISLVSTRVVRRAVNELLFDTRTGSRTGIETHSFRAETDGEVSRWMRALSQGSHNAAALVKEVDCNCTWKGHGCVLNLHWEDGFTLYDASRHRSNNRDLLRLWYFPFERLKASVDDNKYCLSLDFGGNEGRQDLYFEHSPKYIVFILHTFLSAKTARLGLYT
- the LOC134178132 gene encoding DNA replication complex GINS protein PSF3-like — protein: MSGVVGTSRSGHTESNFFDIDDILASEQRVPCKFEQKVVGLGFIDQTSDEDDIQEGTKLELPLWLAAALRGRRRAIVNVDLPKQYREAYRDVLTADANVVDLHKLGPYYYACGTKLLPFDHPEKGAVSKSLLEAFLNRFRRIMDTAQNAFHEDATELTEKLDDVEKMLFVVGQVGVQQFSQWERMDSRKLETASTIVNHRKRKRSQLDI